One window from the genome of Desulforamulus ruminis DSM 2154 encodes:
- a CDS encoding DMT family transporter, whose translation MKSDSPMSINPYLILLLGVLASGFSSIFTRMAEAPPLIIAFFRLGFTVLLIGVPTYVTGRAELAKARPRDLKLACLAGVFLALHFAVWITSLRYTSIASSTVLVTMQPLFVIIGGYWLYQERINAVGLLGAVLALAGSVVIGVSDFRLGGQALYGDLLAFSGAIFLAGYVLIGRELRARMSLLPYTFMVYGAATLVLLILNMVVQSSFYPYPSMTWVWFLALAVVPTIFGHSIFSWALKYVKAAVVSVSILGEPVGATILAYLIFGEEPALLQLAGGLVIIAGLYIFISSQNQQGGMDKQLPLQEG comes from the coding sequence ATGAAAAGCGATAGCCCAATGAGTATAAATCCCTACCTGATACTTTTGCTGGGAGTACTGGCATCCGGGTTTTCCAGTATTTTTACTAGAATGGCCGAGGCGCCACCGCTGATTATCGCCTTTTTCCGGCTGGGATTTACGGTTTTGCTCATTGGTGTGCCTACTTACGTCACCGGGCGCGCTGAGCTGGCTAAAGCCAGGCCCAGGGACTTAAAACTGGCTTGTCTGGCCGGAGTGTTTCTGGCGTTGCACTTTGCCGTATGGATTACCTCCTTGCGCTATACGTCCATTGCCAGTTCCACTGTCCTAGTCACCATGCAGCCTTTATTTGTCATCATCGGAGGCTATTGGCTGTATCAAGAACGGATCAATGCCGTGGGGCTGCTGGGAGCCGTCCTGGCCCTGGCCGGCAGTGTTGTTATCGGAGTCAGTGATTTTCGTTTGGGAGGTCAGGCCCTCTACGGAGACCTGTTAGCCTTTTCCGGGGCCATTTTCCTAGCCGGCTATGTGCTCATTGGCAGGGAACTGCGGGCCAGGATGTCTTTGCTTCCTTACACCTTTATGGTTTATGGAGCAGCAACTCTGGTACTGCTGATTTTAAACATGGTCGTTCAGTCGTCCTTCTATCCTTATCCTTCTATGACCTGGGTCTGGTTTCTGGCCCTGGCGGTGGTGCCCACCATCTTTGGGCACTCCATCTTTAGCTGGGCTTTAAAATATGTTAAGGCGGCGGTGGTGTCCGTCAGCATTCTGGGAGAGCCGGTGGGGGCAACCATTCTGGCTTATTTAATCTTTGGTGAAGAGCCTGCCCTGCTGCAGTTGGCAGGGGGGCTCGTCATCATTGCTGGATTATATATTTTTATTTCTTCCCAGAATCAACAGGGTGGCATGGATAAGCAGCTACCCTTACAGGAGGGGTAA
- a CDS encoding ABC transporter permease, translating into MNFAEYIVVALEGIRNSKLRSVLTTLGIVIGIAAVIAVVAVGQGGRALLMKEMESFGTNMFVVYVNSQEGEPIRPNDIQEMDVKVIKQLVPEVQYLTPVCYSSDKVRGTQGEKSVQVLGTNSDYAGIKNFETRWGRFFNESDNDAGRRVVVLDEELATGIFGPENPVGQRVMIGKNSALVVGVLKKKDSALGFDSRMRAYIPLSYWKYLNPQTIIYELNGGSASKEQVYQAMDRTKKILERRHNAPNRYITFSMEQEIQAANKITGIMTLVIGAIAGISLLVGGIGVMNIMLVSVTERTREIGIRMALGARRRDILVQFLIEAIVLCVLGGVIGIILGYGGAWIIAKVAKWPPLVSWWIALGAFLFSAGVGVFFGIYPANKASKLDPIQALRRD; encoded by the coding sequence ATGAATTTTGCTGAATACATTGTTGTTGCCCTGGAGGGCATTCGCAATAGTAAGCTGCGGTCGGTCTTAACCACCCTGGGTATTGTGATTGGCATTGCCGCAGTCATTGCCGTGGTTGCGGTGGGCCAGGGAGGGCGTGCCCTGCTGATGAAGGAAATGGAGAGCTTCGGCACCAATATGTTTGTTGTCTATGTAAATTCCCAGGAGGGCGAACCCATTCGACCCAATGATATCCAGGAAATGGATGTCAAAGTAATTAAACAGTTGGTTCCTGAAGTCCAATACCTGACTCCGGTATGCTATTCCAGCGACAAAGTCCGTGGTACCCAGGGGGAAAAGAGTGTTCAGGTGCTGGGTACAAACTCGGATTATGCCGGGATTAAAAACTTCGAGACCCGATGGGGAAGATTTTTCAATGAAAGTGATAATGATGCGGGAAGACGGGTTGTGGTGCTGGATGAGGAACTGGCCACAGGAATATTTGGCCCGGAAAATCCCGTAGGGCAGCGGGTCATGATCGGTAAAAACTCTGCACTGGTGGTGGGAGTGCTTAAAAAGAAAGATTCCGCCCTGGGTTTTGATTCCAGGATGAGGGCCTATATCCCCCTGTCCTACTGGAAGTATTTAAATCCCCAGACAATTATCTACGAATTAAACGGCGGATCTGCCAGCAAAGAGCAGGTTTACCAGGCCATGGACCGGACGAAAAAAATTCTGGAGCGGAGGCATAACGCCCCTAACCGTTACATCACCTTCAGTATGGAACAGGAGATCCAGGCGGCCAACAAGATTACGGGCATTATGACCCTGGTAATCGGGGCCATTGCAGGAATTTCCCTGCTGGTGGGGGGGATTGGCGTAATGAATATTATGCTGGTCTCAGTGACCGAAAGAACCCGTGAAATTGGTATTCGCATGGCCCTGGGAGCCCGAAGACGGGATATTTTGGTGCAATTTTTAATCGAGGCCATTGTTCTTTGCGTGTTGGGCGGAGTGATCGGCATTATTTTAGGTTACGGCGGCGCTTGGATTATTGCCAAGGTGGCCAAGTGGCCTCCCCTGGTTTCCTGGTGGATTGCTCTGGGTGCGTTCCTCTTCTCGGCGGGGGTGGGGGTGTTTTTTGGTATTTATCCTGCCAACAAGGCCTCCAAGCTGGACCCGATCCAGGCTTTACGAAGGGATTGA
- a CDS encoding methylated-DNA--[protein]-cysteine S-methyltransferase, with protein MRLQIIHTSAGLTAAAWAKGKLLGLTLPHENLESAADTLKGYLKLPLRGMLPLLEQTDPCQQRLVRDLERYFSGEAISFDVPLDWDRVTPFQQRVLKVVAEIPYGRSLSYGEVAKMAGCPRGARAVGGAVGANPWVLVVPCHRVLAYGHGLGGFGCGLAWKEKLLQLEKISYQK; from the coding sequence TTGCGGTTACAGATTATCCACACATCGGCGGGCCTTACCGCAGCAGCCTGGGCCAAAGGAAAGCTGCTGGGACTAACGCTGCCCCATGAAAACCTTGAATCGGCAGCCGATACCCTGAAAGGATATTTGAAGCTACCCTTGCGTGGGATGCTGCCCCTGCTGGAGCAAACCGATCCTTGCCAGCAGCGTCTGGTCCGGGATTTGGAGCGATATTTCTCCGGTGAGGCGATTTCTTTTGACGTTCCTCTGGATTGGGACCGTGTAACCCCTTTTCAGCAAAGGGTTCTCAAAGTGGTTGCGGAAATTCCCTACGGAAGGTCTTTAAGCTACGGTGAAGTTGCCAAAATGGCTGGTTGCCCCAGGGGTGCCCGGGCTGTTGGCGGGGCCGTGGGGGCCAATCCTTGGGTTTTAGTGGTTCCCTGCCACCGGGTGCTGGCCTATGGTCATGGCCTGGGCGGGTTTGGCTGTGGTTTAGCCTGGAAGGAAAAACTTTTACAATTAGAAAAAATCTCCTATCAAAAATAG
- a CDS encoding ABC transporter ATP-binding protein: MIRVVDLKKIYHTGSVAVQALRSVSVHVQQGQFVAVMGPSGSGKSTFMNLLGLLDRATSGTYQLDGQEVSGLSDNQLAKVRNLRIGFVFQTFNLLPRLTALKNVELPMLYAGIRPAERRRRAITALERVGLGDRIHHQPNELSGGQNQRVAIARALVNQPSVILADEPTGALDTRSGEEIMAIFQQLHREGATIVLVTHEPDIARHAQRNLHFRDGLLVRDEMIADPVDARQVLTSLAEEVSVG, encoded by the coding sequence ATGATTAGGGTTGTTGACCTGAAGAAAATTTATCATACCGGTTCCGTGGCGGTCCAGGCCTTGCGCAGTGTTTCTGTGCATGTGCAGCAGGGACAGTTTGTGGCGGTTATGGGGCCTTCGGGTTCCGGCAAGTCAACCTTTATGAACCTGCTGGGCCTGTTGGACCGTGCCACCTCAGGAACCTATCAATTAGACGGCCAGGAAGTATCCGGTTTATCTGATAATCAGTTAGCTAAGGTGCGTAATTTAAGAATTGGCTTTGTTTTTCAAACCTTTAATTTACTACCCAGACTAACGGCTCTGAAAAATGTTGAACTGCCCATGCTTTATGCCGGGATAAGACCGGCAGAACGGCGGCGTAGGGCCATTACCGCCTTGGAGCGGGTGGGGCTGGGTGACCGCATTCATCATCAGCCTAATGAATTATCCGGCGGGCAAAACCAGCGGGTTGCCATTGCCCGGGCCCTGGTGAATCAGCCCTCGGTAATTCTCGCCGATGAGCCCACCGGAGCCTTGGACACCCGGTCCGGGGAGGAAATTATGGCCATTTTCCAGCAACTGCACCGTGAGGGAGCCACCATTGTGCTGGTGACCCACGAACCGGATATTGCCAGGCATGCTCAACGAAATTTACATTTCCGGGATGGTCTGCTGGTCCGGGATGAAATGATTGCGGACCCGGTGGATGCACGCCAGGTGCTCACTTCTTTGGCTGAAGAGGTGAGTGTAGGATGA